Proteins encoded together in one Falco peregrinus isolate bFalPer1 chromosome 2, bFalPer1.pri, whole genome shotgun sequence window:
- the DNAJB14 gene encoding dnaJ homolog subfamily B member 14 isoform X5 → MRGGAPEAGGGPGWLPEPSAALGLRYRRRGATRRDEPCGVRGASARPLSPLSSLPGSALASGPFSLRCGGRRRRKEKPMEGNRDEAEKCIGIAREALEAGNRDRALRFLGKAQKLYPTETARVLLEAIMKNGSTAGGGTYCRKPASSSNDQSKPNSTKESNASCAGESGKGYTKDQMEGVLRGH, encoded by the exons ATGCGCGGCGGCGCCCCGGAAGCAGGCGGCGGGCCGGGCTGGCTGCCGGAGCCGAGCGCCGCGCTGGGGTTGCGGTACCGCCGGCGCGGAGCGACGCGGCGGGATGAACCTTGCGGCGTGAGGGGAGCGTCCGCCCGCCcgctctctcctctctcttccctgcccGGCTCCGCTCTGGCTTCAGGCCCCTTCTCTCTGCGCTGCGGCGGGCGGAGGCGGCGGAAGGAGAAGCCCATGGAGGGGAACCGAGACGAGGCCGAGAAGTGCATCGGTATCGCGCGGGAGGCGCTGGAGGCCGGCAACCGCGACCGCGCCCTCCGCTTCCTCGGCAAGGCCCAGAAGCTCTACCCGACCGAGACGGCCCGAG TTTTGTTGGAAGCTATTATGAAGAATGGAAGTACTGCTGGGGGAGGTACTTACTGCCGAAAACCAGCGAGTAGCAGCAATGATCAAAGTAAGCCCAACAGCACGAAGGAGAGCAATGCATCTTGTGCAGGTGAAAGTGGAAAAGGCTACACGAAAGACCAAATGGAAGGAGTATTAAG GGGACACTGA
- the DNAJB14 gene encoding dnaJ homolog subfamily B member 14 isoform X4, protein MRGGAPEAGGGPGWLPEPSAALGLRYRRRGATRRDEPCGVRGASARPLSPLSSLPGSALASGPFSLRCGGRRRRKEKPMEGNRDEAEKCIGIAREALEAGNRDRALRFLGKAQKLYPTETARVLLEAIMKNGSTAGGGTYCRKPASSSNDQSKPNSTKESNASCAGESGKGYTKDQMEGVLSLC, encoded by the exons ATGCGCGGCGGCGCCCCGGAAGCAGGCGGCGGGCCGGGCTGGCTGCCGGAGCCGAGCGCCGCGCTGGGGTTGCGGTACCGCCGGCGCGGAGCGACGCGGCGGGATGAACCTTGCGGCGTGAGGGGAGCGTCCGCCCGCCcgctctctcctctctcttccctgcccGGCTCCGCTCTGGCTTCAGGCCCCTTCTCTCTGCGCTGCGGCGGGCGGAGGCGGCGGAAGGAGAAGCCCATGGAGGGGAACCGAGACGAGGCCGAGAAGTGCATCGGTATCGCGCGGGAGGCGCTGGAGGCCGGCAACCGCGACCGCGCCCTCCGCTTCCTCGGCAAGGCCCAGAAGCTCTACCCGACCGAGACGGCCCGAG TTTTGTTGGAAGCTATTATGAAGAATGGAAGTACTGCTGGGGGAGGTACTTACTGCCGAAAACCAGCGAGTAGCAGCAATGATCAAAGTAAGCCCAACAGCACGAAGGAGAGCAATGCATCTTGTGCAGGTGAAAGTGGAAAAGGCTACACGAAAGACCAAATGGAAGGAGTATTAAG TCTCTGCTGA
- the DNAJB14 gene encoding dnaJ homolog subfamily B member 14 isoform X3, whose amino-acid sequence MRGGAPEAGGGPGWLPEPSAALGLRYRRRGATRRDEPCGVRGASARPLSPLSSLPGSALASGPFSLRCGGRRRRKEKPMEGNRDEAEKCIGIAREALEAGNRDRALRFLGKAQKLYPTETARVLLEAIMKNGSTAGGGTYCRKPASSSNDQSKPNSTKESNASCAGESGKGYTKDQMEGVLRFCFSCLGEIAYRKNISEFSEF is encoded by the exons ATGCGCGGCGGCGCCCCGGAAGCAGGCGGCGGGCCGGGCTGGCTGCCGGAGCCGAGCGCCGCGCTGGGGTTGCGGTACCGCCGGCGCGGAGCGACGCGGCGGGATGAACCTTGCGGCGTGAGGGGAGCGTCCGCCCGCCcgctctctcctctctcttccctgcccGGCTCCGCTCTGGCTTCAGGCCCCTTCTCTCTGCGCTGCGGCGGGCGGAGGCGGCGGAAGGAGAAGCCCATGGAGGGGAACCGAGACGAGGCCGAGAAGTGCATCGGTATCGCGCGGGAGGCGCTGGAGGCCGGCAACCGCGACCGCGCCCTCCGCTTCCTCGGCAAGGCCCAGAAGCTCTACCCGACCGAGACGGCCCGAG TTTTGTTGGAAGCTATTATGAAGAATGGAAGTACTGCTGGGGGAGGTACTTACTGCCGAAAACCAGCGAGTAGCAGCAATGATCAAAGTAAGCCCAACAGCACGAAGGAGAGCAATGCATCTTGTGCAGGTGAAAGTGGAAAAGGCTACACGAAAGACCAAATGGAAGGAGTATTAAG attttgcttttcctgtctgGGTGAGATTGCCTACAGGAAGAATATTTCTGAgttttcagagttttaa
- the DNAJB14 gene encoding dnaJ homolog subfamily B member 14 isoform X1, protein MEGNRDEAEKCIGIAREALEAGNRDRALRFLGKAQKLYPTETARVLLEAIMKNGSTAGGGTYCRKPASSSNDQSKPNSTKESNASCAGESGKGYTKDQMEGVLSIKKCKNYYEVLGVSKDAGEEDLKKAYRKLALKFHPDKNRAPGATEAFKKIGNAYAVLSNPEKRKQYDLTGSEEQTCNHPSNGRFNFHRGCEADITPEDLFNMFFGGAFPTGSVHSFSNGRAGYSHPNQHRQSGHEREEERGDGGFSMFIQLMPIIVLILVSLLSQLMVSNPPYALYPRSSTGQTIKMQTENLGVIYYVNKDFRNEYKGVSLQKVEKNVEEDYVSNIRNNCWKERQQKTDLIYAAKVYRDDRLQKKADSVSMDSCKELERLTSLYRGE, encoded by the exons ATGGAGGGGAACCGAGACGAGGCCGAGAAGTGCATCGGTATCGCGCGGGAGGCGCTGGAGGCCGGCAACCGCGACCGCGCCCTCCGCTTCCTCGGCAAGGCCCAGAAGCTCTACCCGACCGAGACGGCCCGAG TTTTGTTGGAAGCTATTATGAAGAATGGAAGTACTGCTGGGGGAGGTACTTACTGCCGAAAACCAGCGAGTAGCAGCAATGATCAAAGTAAGCCCAACAGCACGAAGGAGAGCAATGCATCTTGTGCAGGTGAAAGTGGAAAAGGCTACACGAAAGACCAAATGGAAGGAGTATTAAG tataaagaaatgtaaaaattattatgaaGTCCTTGGGGTGTCAAAGGATGCAGGTGAAGAAGACCTGAAGAAGGCTTATAGAAAGCTTGCTTTGAAATTCCACCCAGACAAAAACCGTGCACCTGGAGCAACAGaggcttttaaaa AAATTGGAAATGCATATGCTGTGCTGAGTAATCCAGAAAAACGAAAGCAGTATGACCTTACAGGCAGCGAAGAGCAAACATGCAATCACCCTAGCAACGGTAGATTCAACTTCCACAGAGGTTGCGAGGCAGATATTACTCCAGAGGATCTATTCAACATGTTTTTTGGAGGGGCCTTTCCAACAG GTAGTGTACATTCATTTTCTAATGGTCGTGCTGGCTACAGTCATCCTAATCAGCACCGTCAGAGCGGACatgagagggaggaagagaggggtGAT GGAGGTTTCTCTATGTTCATTCAGCTGATGCCTATTATTGTGTTGATCCTTGTTTCCTTGTTGAGCCAGTTGATGGTATCTAACCCTCCTTACGCCTTATACCCAAGATC AAGTACAGGGCAGACCataaaaatgcagacagaaaactTGGGTGTTATTTATTATGTCAACAAGGACTTTAGAAATGAATACAAAGGAGTGTCGTTACAGAAAGTGGAAAAGAATGTGGAAGAGGATTATGTGTCCAACATTCGTAATAACTGTTGGAAGGAGAGGCAACAAA aaacaGACTTAATTTATGCAGCAAAAGTATATCGAGATGACCGTCTCCAAAAGAAAGCAGACTCCGTGTCCATGGACAGCTGCAAAGAACTAGAACGGCTGACCAGCCTCTATCGAGGAGAATGA
- the DNAJB14 gene encoding dnaJ homolog subfamily B member 14 isoform X2 produces MKNGSTAGGGTYCRKPASSSNDQSKPNSTKESNASCAGESGKGYTKDQMEGVLSIKKCKNYYEVLGVSKDAGEEDLKKAYRKLALKFHPDKNRAPGATEAFKKIGNAYAVLSNPEKRKQYDLTGSEEQTCNHPSNGRFNFHRGCEADITPEDLFNMFFGGAFPTGSVHSFSNGRAGYSHPNQHRQSGHEREEERGDGGFSMFIQLMPIIVLILVSLLSQLMVSNPPYALYPRSSTGQTIKMQTENLGVIYYVNKDFRNEYKGVSLQKVEKNVEEDYVSNIRNNCWKERQQKTDLIYAAKVYRDDRLQKKADSVSMDSCKELERLTSLYRGE; encoded by the exons ATGAAGAATGGAAGTACTGCTGGGGGAGGTACTTACTGCCGAAAACCAGCGAGTAGCAGCAATGATCAAAGTAAGCCCAACAGCACGAAGGAGAGCAATGCATCTTGTGCAGGTGAAAGTGGAAAAGGCTACACGAAAGACCAAATGGAAGGAGTATTAAG tataaagaaatgtaaaaattattatgaaGTCCTTGGGGTGTCAAAGGATGCAGGTGAAGAAGACCTGAAGAAGGCTTATAGAAAGCTTGCTTTGAAATTCCACCCAGACAAAAACCGTGCACCTGGAGCAACAGaggcttttaaaa AAATTGGAAATGCATATGCTGTGCTGAGTAATCCAGAAAAACGAAAGCAGTATGACCTTACAGGCAGCGAAGAGCAAACATGCAATCACCCTAGCAACGGTAGATTCAACTTCCACAGAGGTTGCGAGGCAGATATTACTCCAGAGGATCTATTCAACATGTTTTTTGGAGGGGCCTTTCCAACAG GTAGTGTACATTCATTTTCTAATGGTCGTGCTGGCTACAGTCATCCTAATCAGCACCGTCAGAGCGGACatgagagggaggaagagaggggtGAT GGAGGTTTCTCTATGTTCATTCAGCTGATGCCTATTATTGTGTTGATCCTTGTTTCCTTGTTGAGCCAGTTGATGGTATCTAACCCTCCTTACGCCTTATACCCAAGATC AAGTACAGGGCAGACCataaaaatgcagacagaaaactTGGGTGTTATTTATTATGTCAACAAGGACTTTAGAAATGAATACAAAGGAGTGTCGTTACAGAAAGTGGAAAAGAATGTGGAAGAGGATTATGTGTCCAACATTCGTAATAACTGTTGGAAGGAGAGGCAACAAA aaacaGACTTAATTTATGCAGCAAAAGTATATCGAGATGACCGTCTCCAAAAGAAAGCAGACTCCGTGTCCATGGACAGCTGCAAAGAACTAGAACGGCTGACCAGCCTCTATCGAGGAGAATGA